DNA sequence from the Methylomonas albis genome:
TACCGCCAACATCCATGAACGAAGTTGAAGCGTTGGCATTGCTTGGGCCGAAAATCCTAAACTACGGCGTTGACACCTTGGAAAGTAGCTCTTGGTGGAATGGGCAGAATGGTCACATGGCGACTCGCTGCTTAAGGTTGTTACGCTTGGTTGGTGGCTCAAAAGCAAAAACAGCGTTGAAGTCAATAAATTCTGTAATCTCAAACTCATCTCAGCTTATTTGTGAATGGATCCTGGTCTGTAACGAATTGTTTCCTGGTGAGCGATTACCGTGGCCTTTCCTCAAAACAGAATCGCTTTGGTTGTCATCCGGCCGTATCACCGATATTAGCCTATTAGAAGATTTAACACATTTGAAGCAGCTCTTTCTCCACGATACTTACGTTACATCTTTAAATCCACTGGTTAAACTGACCTCTCTCCAACATCTCTCTATTTTTCACGTTCCCGTAAGAGATATTGGGCCGCTGGGGTATTTGAAATCATTACAGTATCTTAGATTTACCTTTTCTCCAGTTAGTAATGTCAAGCCTTTAGCTGGTCTAAAAGAATTAAAAACACTAATTTGCGACTATACGGAAATACAGGATATTAGCGATATTGCTGAATTAGTCAGTCTTGAGCGATTGGACTTGGATAGTTGTCCTATAGAAAATATAGAGCCATTGTGCAAGTTAGTTTCTCTCCGTCAACTTAGCTTGCAAAAGATACAGGCTGGAGACTTCAATGCATTGGTTAATTTGTGTTCGCTTGAGTCGTTGAATTTGAGAGGTACCAAGATTACCAGTCTTGTACCATTGCATAGCTTGATTTCACTTCAAAGGCTAAATTTAGAGGCTACAGAAATTAATGACTTCAATGAATTAAAACAGCTAAATGCCCTTCAATATTTAAATTTATCCAACACAAATATCATTGATCTAGCGCCATTGGCACAGTTGAATTCTTTGAATAGCTTATTGCTAAACTACACCAGAGTAAATGACTTGTCACCAATATCTGCTCTGAAATCACTAGAGAATATATTCCTACATAATTTAAATGTTTATGACCTAAGTCCTTTAATCGGAATAAAATCATTAAAACGAATTCAATTGGGTAAAACGGGTATTTTGGAAAAGGATCTGGAAATATTCAAACAGGCAAGGCCAGATGTTAAATTTATTTATCTCTAGGCGGATTCAAAATTGCGTTGAGATTAGCAGGTAGTCCAGAAATGCTTCCGTTTATTCCGGCCCAAAAAAATAAAGTTTTTGAGTATCAAACTAACCTGACCGGCCCCGGATATTTTGCAACCAGTGCATCGGCAGTTAAAAGCCTTATACCTTCTACGTTGGCTTGCGCAACCAAGATGCGGTCGAACGGGTCTTTGTGGATGGGCGGTAGACTTTCGATGAAAACCGCGTGATCGCTGCCGATGGGGATTTCGGTATAGCCGTTGTCCAGCAAACCGCGCCGCAGCACTCTTGCGTCTACTTGAAAATCGTCACGGCCGAGGCCGCGTTTGATGGCGATTTCCCAGAGGCTGGCGGCGCTGAAAAATAGCTGGTTTTGCATATCTTCCAACATCCGGCGAGCTTGTTCAGGTAGCAAATCTGGCGAGCCAGCCGCCCAAAGCAGCAGATGGGTATCAAGCAGCAGTTTCATCGTATGCGAATAACTGCGCAATATCTTCGCCGCCCATCCTGTCGAAATCGTCAGGCACTTTGATATATCCGCTCAGGAACCCCAAACGTCGGACTTGATCGCGCGTTGGGCTGTCCAGCGCGGAAACCTTGACGAGCTGTTTACCCGCCTTGGCAATCACGAACGGTTCGCCTTTCGCAGCTTGTTCAACCAATCGAGATAAGTGAGTTTTTGCTTCGTGGATGTTGACGGTTTGCACGATGAGCTCCAGTAAACCAAGTTAACTTAGTTTAGTCTATCATGAGTCTGTGCTGCTTGTCGTTAGAGGCGCTTGAAAAATCTATTTGTCAGCCTGGACGCGCTGCAAACGGCTCAGCGCATCCATTCCCAAACAACGCTACTCGTCGTCCTGGCAGCCAAAATGATATTGATAATCCGCCATTGCCCGTTTGATTACTTCATGGGCCTCTTCGCGGCCGTAGACGTGGGTGATTTCGCAGATGCTTGTTTCACTGGGTAAGTGTTTGTAGGTCAGGAAGTAGTGCTTCAAACGGTTGATATACGATTCCGGGCAGTCGGAGACGTCGCGCCATTGCCGGTAGAATTCGTCGCCTTTCATTACGGCGATGATCTTGTCGTCAGCCTCGCCGCCGTCTAATAAACGGAATCCGCCGATGGGAATGGCTTGCAACAGGATGTCGCCGTGAGTCACGCTACGTTCGCTCAATACGCAAATATCCAAAGGGTCGCCGTCGCCCTTGCTGACCGGTTTGCCGGACCGGGCGGCCGCGTATTCGGCGATTTTTTCCGCGCAATAACTGCGCGGGATGAAGCCGTACAGAGTGGGAATCATGTTGGAGAATTTTTGCGGACGGTCGATTTTCAGATAGCCGCTGTCTTTGTCGATTTCGTATTTAACGGTATCGGATGGGACGATTTCGATAAAGGCCGTGACGATGTCCGGGGTGTTGTCGCCGGGCGAGATACCGTGCCAGGGGTGGGCTTTGTGTTTTATATTCATCTAAGATTTAGGGGCTTTGGGGAATAAGGTTATAGGGATATTTACCAGGTTGGGGGCAATGCGCAAGCCAATCAAGTGTAATACTAGCGCTTGATTGGCCTTGTGTTCAAAATCATCGGCAATGTTCGCCGCCGTTACTCTTCGGCCGCGACTGTTGCGGGTTTGAGCTTCATGTCTTTATTCAGCCGTTGCAGGCGCTTGATCATTTCTTTTTTCATCTGTTCACGGCCTATCGAGTGCTTCAGGCTACTGCCCATGCCCGCGACTTGATCGGTGGAGCTGCGGATGGAATAAAACACCAGCGTGCCGTCTTTATAGGGTAAGCCACCGGCTACTACGTGGCTGGAATTGTAGGAGTGGCCAACGTAAAACTGCCGGGAAACCACAATCCCACCGCCCTCGCTGATGGCGATGACACGATGATTCAGCACGGCGGTGGGGCGGTCTTCCACGCGCCGATTCAACCATAAAAACTGTTCGCTGGCATTGGCCGGCAATGCGGCAGGATAGTTTAACCAGGCTTGTTGCAGTTCTGGAAAGTAACGCGCCCAGGCTTTGCTGTTGACGGCGTCGTTGCGCAGTTCCGCAGCCGGATCGGCTGTGCCGCCATCGCGGCTGTAGGGGGCAATCCCGGCCAGGCCGCTTTTTTTATAGGCTTGCAGGCGTTGCAGTAAAAACTCGCGGTATTTTTGGTTGGCGGTTTTTAGCAGGGTTTTGTTGTCGGCATCGTTTAGGCCGGCCTGCAGACTTTTCAAGCTGTCGAATTCGGCTTTGGATAAGTTGAATTCGTCGCCCGGCTCCGCTTCCAGAAAGGCCTTGGCCTCGTCCAGTTGTTTTTCGGTAAAGGCGAGTTTTTTAAAGCTGTCGATGCTGGCGTTGCCGTCCAGCATACCGGTGGCGAGGATGTCGCTTTCGCCGGCATTGAGTTTGCCTTTTTTGATGTAATCGGCGAGCTGCGGTAAGCCCACCGGCATGATCATTGCCACGCCGATAGCCAGTTCTTTTTGGCTGGTTTCGCTGACGTCGTAACCGACGATTTCGCCGCGTTCCAGTTGCGGAATTTGTGCGGCACCTATACCGAAATTTTGCAACGCTTGTTGCGGACTAGGCGCATCGTCGGCGGAGACTAGTGGGCAGAATAGCGTGGCGCTGGTCAGTAAAATGACTTGCAAAGCGGATTTCCCGAAACGCATAAATACTCCTTAAGGTTTGGCATTCAGATTCATAGTAGCGATTTTGGTCGGCTGATGCCGAATGCGTTCTATATTCAAAACAGTATTCCCCTAATACGCGTTTGTTCAAACCGCTTAACTGTCGGAGCCGAACAGCTTGGATATGCTGGAATCGCCGCGGCCACCCGGTTTGCTTAGTGTTTTGGCGTGCGGTGTGGGCTGTCGATCTTCGGCGTCGAATAGCAGTGCAAATTCGGCTGCGGCGAGTGGTTTGGAAAACAGATACCCCTGCCCGGAGTCGCAGCCGGCAGCGCTTAGCAATTCCCGCTGTTGCTGGGTTTCGATGCCTTCGGCTATCACCTTTAAGCCGAGCTTATGTGCCATCACGATGATTGCTTCGCACAGCGCTAGGTCGCTGGAGTCTGCTTCCAGATTGCACACAAAACTCTGATCGATTTTCAGATAATCGATGTCGAATTTTTTGAGGTAAGACAAGGAAGAATAACCGGTGCCGAAATCGTCGATAGCGACCTGGATGCCGGCATCGCGGTAGGCATACAAGTGGTCGCGGACGATGTTGTCGGCATCCAGCAGCAGGCTCTCGGTAATTTCTATGACCACGCATTGGCCGGATAATCCCAGCGCCTGTAAATAGTCTATCCATTTATTGTCGCCTAGATTGCTGCGAGTAAATTGGACCGGCGACTTGTTAATACCTATTTGGAAGTTCGGGCGATATTGGGCGCGCCATTCGGCGACCTGTTTTACGGCCTCTCGAAATACCCAATCGCCGATATCGACTATCAGTCCGGTTTCTTCCGCCAAGGGGATAAATTCCGCCGGGCTGATCATGCCGCGTGTGGGATGTTGCCAGCGGATCAGCGCTTCGCATTTATGCATTTTGCCGCTGTTCAGTTCGACTATTGGTTGATAGAACAGGCAAAATTCCTGATTGGTCAGCGCTTGGCGCAGATCGCTGGTCAGGCGCATCCGGTTTTGCGCGGTTTGCTCCATTTCGCTGGTAAAGAAATTGTAACGGTTACGACCTTGTTGTTTGGCGGAATACATCGCCTGATCGGCGTTTTTGATCAGTTGTTCCGCTTCCAGCGCGTCTTGCGGATAGAAAGTAATGCCGATGCTGACCGAGATATAAGCCAGTTCTTCGCCTAGACTGAAAGGTTCGGTAAGCTGGTGCAGAATGCCCTGTGCGACTCGGTCTATATTGGTTTCCGAGTCTAATTCGCCCAGAATGATAGTGAACTCGTCGCCACCTAGGCGGGCCACCGTATCGACATTGCGTACGCAAGCCAATATGCGCTGCGCGGTTTCTTGCAGCAAAATGTCGCCCATGCCGTGACCCAGGGTATCGTTGATCTCTTTGAAGCGATCCAGGTCGAGCAACATCACCGCTAAGCTGTTTTTGTCGCGGTGGGCTTTTTTAATTTCCTGATTCAAGCGATCCTGAAACATCCGGCGGTTGGCCAGATTGGTAAGCGGGTCGAAATTGGCTTGGCGCCAGATGGTTTGCTCGACATGTTTTTGCTCGGTAATTTCCGAAAACATTGCCACCCGGCGCTCCACTTCGCCATGTTCGCTGTAAATGGTGTTGATGACCAACCACTCGTGGTAGATGTCGCCGTTTTTGCGCTTATTCCAGATTTCGCCTTGCCAATGACCGGTTTGTAACAGCGAGTGCCACATGGTTTGGTAAAAATCCGGATTGTGTCGGCCCGATTTCAGGATGTCGGTGGAATGTCCTATCGCGTCTTCCGCTGTGTAGCCGGTCAGGCGAGTAAACGCGTCGTTGATCGCGATGATACGATTGTCGGCATCGGCCACCATCACCGCTTCGCCGATGGCCTGATAAATCATGGCCATCAACTGCATTTCGTGTTCAAGTCGTTTACGCTCACTAATGTCCAGAACAGACACCAGTATGT
Encoded proteins:
- a CDS encoding type II toxin-antitoxin system VapC family toxin, with amino-acid sequence MKLLLDTHLLLWAAGSPDLLPEQARRMLEDMQNQLFFSAASLWEIAIKRGLGRDDFQVDARVLRRGLLDNGYTEIPIGSDHAVFIESLPPIHKDPFDRILVAQANVEGIRLLTADALVAKYPGPVRLV
- a CDS encoding type II toxin-antitoxin system Phd/YefM family antitoxin, which gives rise to MQTVNIHEAKTHLSRLVEQAAKGEPFVIAKAGKQLVKVSALDSPTRDQVRRLGFLSGYIKVPDDFDRMGGEDIAQLFAYDETAA
- a CDS encoding inorganic pyrophosphatase, translated to MNIKHKAHPWHGISPGDNTPDIVTAFIEIVPSDTVKYEIDKDSGYLKIDRPQKFSNMIPTLYGFIPRSYCAEKIAEYAAARSGKPVSKGDGDPLDICVLSERSVTHGDILLQAIPIGGFRLLDGGEADDKIIAVMKGDEFYRQWRDVSDCPESYINRLKHYFLTYKHLPSETSICEITHVYGREEAHEVIKRAMADYQYHFGCQDDE